TTGTTATACATTCATCACTTTTATCAAGCTGTAATTATGTTGTGTGTTAACTAATCAATGCTGTTTATACATTGTCCTTCATTTCATTTGCCTCCCTGCACTCCTGTCTTCCAGGTGATGTTTATCTGtactctgctcctctgctgcctTACTGGGATGATCCAGGGCGTTTATGGAGGGCAGCCCTGTCAGCTGATGGTAGAGTCTATCCCAGGTAGTGTTTACAAGGCAGGAGATGTAGTGATCGGGGGCCTGTTCCCTGTTCATCTGAAGGCACCACAGCCTGAGTTGGATTTTCGGCACGAGAAGGTTAATGCTCCCTGTGAAATGTAAGATTTTGAAGAACTGAATATTTCCTTCTTATGTTTATGTAGCAGTATGCTGGGGCTGATTGAATTTAAGTCTGCCGCTCTGCACTTTACCTGGCGCTGTAGCCTATTAACGTAGAGGGCGAGGGAATAAAAGGGGGCCGTGTCCCTCTCTTGTCCTCGCACTTCCTGGCTCGAAGGCCCTCCCGCTTCCCGGCCTTCCGCTTCCTCCTTTGTACTCGAGACGGTGGTCCATTGTGGTTAAGGGGATGGTGGCGATTCTCCCTGTTTGCCAAAGACATTAAAAGGACAAGCTGATCCCGAACGCATCACGCACCACAGACGCTCCAGTGAAGTACGGAGCGGTGCCGAGGCTCCTCGTCACTGTCCTCCTCGGAAGGGTTCCTGTTGTTCGGGACCCGTGGCTAACGGTGGATATAAAGTAAGGTCCAGGAACACTGCTGCTTCGCCGACCCGCAGTTTGTGGTGGCTGGGTGCTGTGGATGGCTCTGTTGCCCCGTTAAATAGACTGTCGGTTGTGCATCTTTTCTGCTTCGCTTGCTTCTTGCTTCGCTTGCTGCCGCTGCTACCGCTGCTACGGTGACGGTTTCTGCAGGCTGCTGCCTGCTCCCCCAGGTCGCCGGTGTCCGGCCCCCCCTTCTGGGCGCCGGGCTTAGCGAGAGCTGCCCcgtcaggactgtgtgtgtgtgtgtgtgtgtgcgcgcgcggttgtttgtttgtgaagggATGAATGGTCATATTCACTGACTGGCTGTGTGGACGAGTGAGCGTGTGCAGGGGTTAGATGGGACcaggtatttttatgttttctttgaatgtattgttttgagTTAATTGGCTGGTCATTTAtcaattagtttatttttattgaacgACTGTGTCCATtggttattttctttatttctttctttttttgtttgtttgtttgtttagtatCTTGTTTGGGTTGTTTGCTAAATTGTCATTAAGCTAATGGtctaattattgttttcttgtttcattgaGTTTCAGTCCTAGACTggtaatattgttttgttttgtttggacaATCgttagtttacatttttataagggatttgtgtttatgtatctTGTTGATTAATTGTGTTTTCCCTTCCCTCCATAGTTGCTGCGAGCCGACGGTGGTGGCGGTGTCCTGGGTGGTGGTTCCTCTTTGTGTGCTGTGATTCTGGATTTGGTTGCTTTGCACTtcacctttgtgtgtgtcacgtgAGCGTGGGGtgccttttcttgttttggacTCCTTCCCCCCACATTGTCCCTCACCGTTGGTGAGCCTCAGCTATTGGAGCAGGGTGTTAATTATTAGTTCGGTCGTGAACTACCCTTTTTAACTTGTGAGACCAACTTCCAATAAACgtgttcattatttttgctACCGTGAACCACGTCTCCTGCCCTTCCTTGTATTACTTACCTGTGTGCCTTCCtttatagttatatttatttacaattccCTGGGTGCAATTCCCAGGGTGGCGTTGTTGGTTTCTTTGTCCTAAATTTAATAATCGTAGTATAACATTCTGAGCCCTCGCATCGCCACAACTTGGCGTTGTCGGCAGGATTTACTTAGTGAAGGCGGACACGTGTGTTCTCTgtagtttggttttttttttgttgttgttcctgaTTTGCCCATCTTCTGGATTGTGATTTGAGTGTGAGTGGATGCATTGAGTTTGAGGCGAAGCAGCAGTGGGTTTCCTGTTAAGTGTTGTAAGATTAGCGTCCAGGGATTAGTGGTAACAGTAAAGTAATGGAGGGGGAACTGCAAGAAATGAGGGATTTGGTGGCACAGTTGAGGGCGGAAAATGATAGGTTGCAGCGGGAGCAGGTTGCGGCCGTACCTGGTCCTAGCGCTGCACCTCCCATCTCCACCGAGCCTCTTCCAGCACCTTCCACCTCTAGCGCTCCTGTAACAGAGAGGCTGGTCCTGATCCCCAGAGATAGGAAGTGCCCAGTCTTTAGGGGTAGGACAGGCCTAGGGCTAGAAGGGTGGATAGAAGAGGTTCAGGCCTGTATGAGAGCTCGCCACCTTTCCCTGTCCGATcaggcattttttcttttcGACCACTTGGAGGGAGAGCCGCgggaagaaataaaatatcGTTCTAGCGCGGAGAGAAGTGACCCGGCTAGAATTATCGCTGTTCTGCGGGAGCTGTATGGTTGTACGGACTCTTATGTTGCCTTGCAGGAAGCCTTTTTCTCTAGACGCCAGCAAGAGGGGGAAACGCTTCAGGAATTCTCCCTTGCGCTGATGAGTCTGATGGCTTCTGTGAGACAAAGTGCACCCAGTGACATGTTaaatgcagatgttttattGCGAGATCAATTTGTCGAGAGCGTTATTGACGGTTCCCTTCGCCGAGAGTTGAAGCAACTTGTGCGCAGGCAGCCTGCTGTCTCTTTGCTTGAGGCAAGGGCAGAGGCAATCAGGTGGGAGCGAGAGGGGTTGCCAGGAGGTGTGCGGGGTCGGAGCCACTCGGTTCCCTCAGTTCTGGGTTTACAGTATGGTGTTCAGAGTGCCCCTCCGGTGGCTAATCGACCTCAGGCTggtgagctgctggaggtgaaaGAAATGTTAATGCGCCAGCAGGAACAGCTTAACAGGCTCACTGATAGTCTTGCTCAGCTGCAGACCAATCAGCAGCGTAATCATTCCACTTACCGTGGTCCAGTAATTTGCAGACGGTGTCAGCAACCGGGCCATTTTGCCAGAGAGTGCGAAGGAGGGCGTGCTCTTCCCCGTCCGCGACCTTTAGCGCCCGCTTCATCTCAGCTGGGCATGCAACATAATTCAGGTCAGCATCCGGGAAACTAGCGCCCGCCGAGCTGCAGAGCCAAAGTTCGGGGGGAGCCACCACCGGCTCAAAAGTTTCTTCAGGGGCTGGGGAAGAAGCTAAGCTAGTTGCCGCTTGTCCACATGTGGATGTGGTCATGGGAGGAGTAGTGGTTCCTTGTCTGGTGGACACGGGGTCTATGGTGTCAACCATTACGGAGAGCTTCTTCCGGCAGCACTTTGAGGCTTGGGGCCAAGAGAGGCTTCGGTCCTGCCATTGGCTGCGACTTCGAGCGGCCAACGGGTTGCCCATTCCCTACCTGGGCTATCTGGAGCTTGAAGTCGAGCTTTGTGGCAGGTCGTTGCCGGAGTGTGGGTTACTGGTGGTCAAGGACCCCCCAGCTGATGAATCTCCTCCCGCACCTGGTGTGTTGGGGATGAATATTTTGCAAAGGTGTTACAGGATGCTGTTTGGGCAACATGGTCTCGCTCTGTTTGGTCTCCCCATTGTCACTGAAGCACCAAAATCTGTTGTGCAAGCACTACAAAGATGCCACCAGGCTTCCGAGGATCCTCCCTCTGAAGCCGCTGGTAAAGTTAAGGTGCGAGGCAAGAAGGCCTGCCGCATCCCTGGTGGCACCATGCAGGTGGTTTTAGCTACCTGTTCTGCACATTGCTCTGGCGCTACGGTGCTCTTTGAACCCTCAGATCAGGGACTTCCTGCTGGACTTCTGGCTTCCCCAGCACTGGTTCGAGTCGAGAGTGGTACTGCATACATCCCCATTGTGAACGTGGGTTCTTCGGATGTGCTGCTCTACCCTCGAACAGTGGTGGGAACCTTGAATGAGGTTCGTGTGGTGAGTTTGCCCCTGGTGTTGAAGAGATTCCATCTCAAATAGCCACCTTAGCATCCCAGGTTGTGGTCCCCCCGCTTCCAGACCAGGTGGATGCAGTCGACCTGTCGGTCTTGTCAGctgaagagcaggaagaggcgCGAGGTCTTCTGCGGAAACACGCCTCAGTCTTTTCGTCACATGATGGTGACTTGGGTTGTACTAACTTGATTTCCCATGAAATCCCGCTTTTGGATAACACTCCTATCCGTCAGCGCTACCGGCGGATTCCGCCATCAGAATATGAGGTGGTCAAAGAGCACATTAACCAGCTGTTGGGTGCGCAGGTTATAAGGGAAAGCAGTAGCCCTTTTGCCTCCCCAATTGTGCTGGTTAAGAAAAAGGACGGCAGTCTGCGCTTATGCGTAGACTACCGACACCTTAACAGCAGGACCAGGAAGGACGCCTTCCCCCTGCCACGTATTGAGGAGTCGCTGGATGCCCTGACCGGAGCCCGCTGGTTCTCCACCATGGATCTAGCCAGCGGGTACAATCAGGTTCCAGTTGCAGAGGTCGATCGACCTAAGACGGCTTTTTGCACTCCATTTGGGCTCTTTGAGTGGAATCGCATGCCCTTTGGGCTGTGTAATGCACCTAGCACCTTCCAGCGGCTCATGCAGAGGATCTTTGGGGACCAGCAGTGTCAGTCCTTGCTGTTGTATCTGGATGATATTGTAGTTTTTTCCTCCACCTTCCAGCAACATCTAGAGCGGCTGGAGGTGGTGCTGCAGCGGTTGCAAAAAGAGGGCCTGAAGGCCAAGATGTCAAAGTGCTCGTTCTTTCAACAAGAGGTGAGCTACTTAGGGCATGTTATTTCTGCCAACGGTGTTTCCACAGATCCAGGTAAAGTGGAGGTGGTAGCAAACTGGCAGCCCCCCACTTCCATCCTGGAGCTGCGGTCCTTTCTCGGGTTCGCTAGCTACTATCGCCGCTTTGTGGAAGGTTTTGCCAAGTTGGCTGCCCCCCTACATCGCCTGGTGGCTGAGCTTGGGGGATCAAAGTCCAAGCGGTCCGAACGCCAGGTTTCAGAAAAGTGGACAGTAGAACACCAGCAGAGCTTTGAGGCCTTAAAGTCCAAGCTTACCAATGCTCCTGTGCTTGCATACGCCGACTTTGCCCTCCCCTTCATCCTAGAGGTGGATGCAAGTCATGGAGGCTTGGGCGCAGTGCTCTCACAAGAGCAGGAAGGAA
The Seriola aureovittata isolate HTS-2021-v1 ecotype China chromosome 4, ASM2101889v1, whole genome shotgun sequence genome window above contains:
- the LOC130168067 gene encoding uncharacterized protein LOC130168067 encodes the protein MEGELQEMRDLVAQLRAENDRLQREQVAAVPGPSAAPPISTEPLPAPSTSSAPVTERLVLIPRDRKCPVFRGRTGLGLEGWIEEVQACMRARHLSLSDQAFFLFDHLEGEPREEIKYRSSAERSDPARIIAVLRELYGCTDSYVALQEAFFSRRQQEGETLQEFSLALMSLMASVRQSAPSDMLNADVLLRDQFVESVIDGSLRRELKQLVRRQPAVSLLEARAEAIRWEREGLPGGVRGRSHSVPSVLGLQYGVQSAPPVANRPQAGELLEVKEMLMRQQEQLNRLTDSLAQLQTNQQRNHSTYRGPVICRRCQQPGHFARECEGGRALPRPRPLAPASSQLGMQHNSGQHPGN